The proteins below come from a single Mercenaria mercenaria strain notata chromosome 3, MADL_Memer_1, whole genome shotgun sequence genomic window:
- the LOC123524878 gene encoding uncharacterized protein LOC123524878, producing MAANRNYYARDNRGFHGEPPDQFIPSRPRERNSTQDGFYGSGWHSVSHESIQMQTMGQPSPMYQGMLIMAPGPYVPPVIAHYPHEHPGNRMQVPADQRLVRDSTTPMPTDHENDRPRVQPSIGGIIFKRIISSLFIILDICLNWMQFGSWVGNFELPGWLDFLEIANSLKGKSPLKSQCDEGSFDLTTTFGAFIGIGTAYGLVRIVNTIGETIVEYQKQYPSETEPRCRGFQILHGWMETTFAILCDDLPQIILLVIFSWQCHIDYISMAKVLIWAWIKMMKNNFRPGTCKHIYKPCCGECFEDCCVDRYDFICCCQVLYFRPCSCCNDKKCIECVSYDNCPDCTCKRNERCCGEIDHDPEWALGLYEKLLYLYFILMVAIVVFSLLKGFGVLKQNQGFSKLQTNI from the exons ATGGCGGCTAACAGGAATTATTATGCTAGAGACAACAGAG GTTTTCACGGCGAGCCCCCAGATCAGTTTATTCCATCTAGACCAAGAGAACGAAACTCTACTCAAGATGGCTTTTATGGAAGTGGTTGGCATTCAGTCAGCCATGAATCTATACAAATGCAAACTATGGGACAACCATCACCAATGTACCAAGGAATGCTTATAATGGCACCAGGTCCTTATGTACCCCCAGTAATAGCGCATTACCCGCACGAACATCCGGGAAATAGAATGCAAGTACCAGCAGACCAACGTTTAGTGAGAGATTCCACAACACCGATGCCGACTGATCATG AAAATGACAGACCACGGGTGCAGCCTTCAATAGGAGGAATTATTTTCAAACGCATCATCTCTTCATTATTTATCATTCTTGATATTTGCCTTAATTGGATGCAGTTTGGCTCGTGGGTCGGTAATTTCGAATTACCGGGCTGGTTAGATTTTCTAGAAATAGCAAATAGTTTAAAGGGAAAATCCCCATTGAAGTCCCAATGCGACGAGGGATCCTTCGACCTTACGACAACCTTCGGTGCCTTTATTGGCATTGGAACCGCATACGGCCTCGTTCGGATAGTTAATACTATTGGAGAGACAATTGTTGAATATCAGAAACAATATCCTAGTGAAACTGAGCCGCGGTGCAGAGGTTTCCAGATTCTCCATGGTTGGATGGAGACCACTTTCGCCATTCTCTGTGATGACCTGCCACAGATTATTCTGTTGGTCATCTTTAGTTGGCAGTGTCACATCGATTATATTTCCATGGCAAAAGTCTTGATTTGGGCGTGGATTAAAATGATGAAGAATAATTTTCGCCCAGGTACATGTAAGCACATCTACAAGCCATGTTGCGGCGAATGTTTCGAGGACTGTTGTGTCGACCGCTACGACTTCATCTGTTGTTGCCAAGTACTCTACTTTAGACCATGCAGCTGCTGCAACGACAAGAAATGCATCGAATGCGTGTCATACGATAACTGTCCCGATTGCACGTGCAAAAGAAATGAAAGGTGTTGTGGTGAAATCGACCACGACCCTGAATGGGCTTTGGGCTTATATGAGAAGTTACTTTACCTGTATTTCATACTTATGGTTGCAATAGTTGTGTTTTCATTACTAAAGGGATTTGGCGTACTCAAACAAAATCaaggattttcaaaattacagACAAACATCTAA
- the LOC123524880 gene encoding uncharacterized protein LOC123524880: protein MEKANNNEAHENDGYVAEPPEQKISSRESSSSSQNSFNEDDQYSDNQESLPTENTGQQPPYQYAGNQESLPIENTGQRQPNPDAGNQPGDNIGQQPPNQHYGSQVSIPMQFMGQQPPNQQYGSQQSIPMQNMGQQPPNQHYGSQQSIPMQYMAQQPPNQGQVQYVMAPGQYSYPANMPAQYVHPGFGPVSYGPVQNGQPGVLLPANQYIARDTTTPMPLDKEYDGPVVHPSIGMLIFKRIISALFIILDLFLNWAQFASWVGNIELPDWLNFLEVGSSLHGGSPVRAQCGDGGGSLTTFFGIITAFGTAFACFKLVNMVGETIIEYQKQNPSETEPRCRGFQIIHGWVETVIGMAIEDVPQFILLAVFSVKCSIDLIAMAKVIAWVLIKDLKNNIRKITCKHIYKPLCTDCFDGCGGSCCVYRFDFVCCCKVFFFRPCGCCGSDKCCELIDYNICPECTFSRGDKCFGEIEKDPQWALNSLLQLEKVFSICLTIIIVMAVLEQFNLKSKLL from the exons ATGGAGAAAGCCAACAACAATGAAGCTCATGAAAATGATg GCTATGTTGCAGAGCCTCCAGAGCAGAAGATTTCGTCTCGTGAAAGCTCATCTTCATCGCAAAATAGTTTCAATGAAGACGATCAATATTCCGATAACCAGGAGTCTCTTCCCACAGAAAACACGGGACAACAGCCACCGTATCAATATGCCGGTAACCAGGAGTCTCTTCCCATAGAAAACACGGGACAACGACAACCAAATCCAGATGCCGGTAACCAGCCTGGGGACAACATAGGACAACAGCCACCAAATCAACATTATGGTAGTCAGGTGTCTATTCCTATGCAGTTCATGGGGCAACAACCACCAAATCAACAATACGGTAGTCAGCAGTCTATTCCTATGCAGAACATGGGGCAACAACCACCAAATCAACATTACGGTAGTCAGCAGTCTATTCCTATGCAGTACATGGCACAGCAACCACCAAATCAGGGTCAAGTCCAGTATGTGATGGCACCTGGCCAATATAGCTATCCAGCAAATATGCCTGCTCAGTATGTTCATCCAGGATTCGGTCCGGTAAGTTACGGGCCGGTCCAGAACGGCCAGCCTGGTGTACTGCTACCGGCTAACCAGTACATAGCCAGAGATACAACCACGCCAATGCCACTTGATAAGG agTACGACGGCCCTGTAGTTCATCCATCAATCGGAATGCTGATTTTCAAGCGTATTATTTCTGCACTATTCATTATTCTCGATTTATTTTTGAACTGGGCACAGTTTGCCTCATGGGTAGGTAATATTGAACTGCCCGACTGGCTGAATTTTCTCGAGGTCGGCAGCAGTTTACATGGCGGTTCTCCAGTACGTGCACAATGCGGAGACGGTGGAGGAAGTCTTACAACATTTTTTGGCATAATCACAGCATTTGGAACGGCCTTCGCGTGCTTTAAATTGGTAAATATGGTAGGTGAGACTATCATTGAATACCAGAAACAAAACCCAAGTGAAACTGAACCACGTTGTAGAGGTTTTCAGATTATACATGGTTGGGTCGAGACTGTAATTGGCATGGCTATTGAAGATGTTCCACAGTTTATTCTACTGGCTGTCTTCAGCGTCAAATGCAGTATCGATCTAATCGCCATGGCTAAAGTTATTGCCTGGGTGCTGATCAAGGACTTGAAGAATAACATTCGTAAAATCACCTGCAAACACATCTACAAACCCCTTTGTACTGACTGCTTTGACGGATGTGGAGGAAGCTGTTGCGTTTACCGGTTCGATTTCGTCTGCTGCTGTAAAGTGTTCTTCTTCCGGCCATGTGGCTGCTGTGGTAGCGACAAGTGTTGTGAACTTATAGATTATAATATCTGTCCAGAGTGTACCTTTTCAAGAGGGGATAAGTGTTTTGGCGAAATCGAGAAGGACCCACAGTGGGCACTAAACTCTTTATTGCAGCTTGAAAAAGTCTTCTCAATATGTCTTACAATCATAATCGTCATGGCTGTGCTAGAGCAATTTAACTTGAAGTCAAAATTACTATAA